A genome region from Bradyrhizobium commune includes the following:
- a CDS encoding ABC transporter substrate-binding protein yields the protein MSRLRLVCGVLSLVLSGPVLAADLSSVSLIEKGALTYGVAGTFSPFEFQKDGKLSGFDIDMIGLLTKKLGVEAKPMNMEFKGLIVALQGGRLDLINSAMYINEQRAGQVDFVPYLKIGTLVVVQASNPAKITGRDESLCGKTIAVTLGGIQESYARQDDQRCRDKGLAAVNVMTLPTAQDSALTLRQGRADVVFNSTPGVVELMDKVPGVYAVAGSEFEANTQIGIAVRKGDTAMKSAVEAALKEIVADGSYKKLIETWKFPASVSLFD from the coding sequence ATGTCTCGTTTGCGCCTTGTCTGCGGAGTCCTGTCGCTTGTTCTGTCCGGGCCGGTGCTGGCCGCGGATCTGTCCTCGGTCTCGCTGATCGAGAAGGGCGCGCTAACCTACGGCGTTGCCGGCACCTTTTCGCCGTTTGAATTTCAGAAGGACGGCAAGCTGTCCGGCTTCGACATCGACATGATCGGTCTTTTGACCAAGAAGCTCGGTGTCGAGGCCAAGCCGATGAACATGGAGTTCAAGGGGCTGATCGTCGCGCTGCAAGGCGGTCGCCTCGATCTCATCAACTCCGCCATGTACATCAACGAGCAGCGCGCCGGCCAGGTCGACTTCGTTCCCTATCTGAAGATCGGCACGCTCGTGGTGGTGCAGGCCAGCAATCCCGCCAAGATTACCGGTCGCGACGAGTCCCTCTGCGGCAAGACCATCGCTGTGACGCTCGGCGGCATCCAGGAGAGCTACGCGCGCCAGGACGACCAGCGCTGTCGCGACAAGGGGCTTGCCGCCGTCAACGTGATGACGCTCCCCACGGCGCAGGATTCGGCGCTGACGCTGCGGCAAGGACGGGCGGATGTTGTGTTCAATTCGACGCCGGGCGTGGTTGAGCTGATGGACAAGGTGCCGGGCGTCTACGCCGTAGCCGGCTCGGAGTTCGAGGCCAATACGCAGATTGGCATCGCGGTGCGCAAGGGCGATACTGCCATGAAGTCGGCGGTCGAAGCCGCGCTCAAGGAGATCGTCGCCGACGGCTCCTACAAGAAGCTGATCGAAACCTGGAAATTTCCCGCCTCGGTGTCGCTGTTCGACTAA
- a CDS encoding amino acid ABC transporter permease, whose translation MSIELVLKYLTSPNFLRGAEMTLLLTLASLVFGVLIGLVLALIQESQTRIGTVVTVAYLWLFRGTPVLFQIIFIYNVLPSFGIKLSAFISAVLALSLNEGAYMAEILRSGLQAVKKGQRTAGLALGMTRTEVMRHVVIPQAARIVLPPIGNQMIGMLKLSALVSVIAVEELLLVANQTASADFRYFEALTAAGIYYLAMTTVFMGLQILMEIALDPKKRRGMRRLSLTERMLGTSKILAVR comes from the coding sequence ATGTCCATCGAGCTTGTCCTGAAATATCTGACCTCGCCGAACTTCCTGCGCGGCGCGGAGATGACGCTGCTGCTCACGCTCGCCTCGCTGGTCTTCGGCGTTCTGATCGGTCTCGTGCTCGCGCTGATCCAGGAGAGCCAGACGCGGATCGGCACCGTTGTGACGGTCGCCTACCTCTGGCTGTTCCGTGGTACGCCCGTGCTGTTCCAGATCATCTTCATCTACAACGTGCTGCCGTCGTTCGGCATTAAGCTTTCGGCGTTCATATCCGCGGTGCTGGCGCTCTCGCTGAACGAGGGCGCCTATATGGCGGAAATCCTGCGCTCGGGCCTTCAGGCCGTGAAGAAGGGGCAGCGCACCGCCGGTCTCGCGCTCGGCATGACCCGAACCGAGGTGATGCGCCACGTCGTGATTCCCCAGGCCGCGCGGATCGTGCTGCCGCCGATCGGCAACCAGATGATCGGCATGCTGAAGCTCAGCGCGCTCGTCTCTGTGATCGCCGTGGAGGAGCTGCTGCTGGTCGCGAACCAGACGGCGAGCGCCGACTTCCGCTACTTCGAGGCGCTGACCGCGGCCGGCATCTACTATCTCGCGATGACCACGGTCTTCATGGGTCTCCAGATCCTCATGGAAATCGCTCTCGATCCCAAGAAGCGGCGGGGCATGCGCCGGCTTTCGTTGACCGAGCGGATGCTCGGCACATCGAAGATTCTGGCGGTGCGGTAG
- a CDS encoding amino acid ABC transporter ATP-binding protein: MQHLLEIVGITKSFGATQVLKTCTLAVDPSETVVVIGPSGSGKSTLLRCVNLLETVDSGDIFFEGENITRARRTAHLLRRQIGMVFQNFELFAHLSAVENVMLAPVKILGISRADAHDIAADLLLKVQIPEKADAFPDELSGGQQQRVAIARALAMRPKLMLYDEPTSALDPEMIREVIDVMATLSAEGMTSIVVTHEMGFARRAADRIVFMEHGEIIESAPSDRFFGGTVNDRTQRFLDQILH; this comes from the coding sequence ATGCAGCACCTCCTCGAGATCGTCGGGATCACCAAGAGTTTTGGCGCGACGCAGGTCCTGAAGACCTGCACGCTGGCAGTCGATCCGTCCGAGACGGTTGTCGTGATCGGTCCGTCGGGGTCCGGCAAGTCGACGCTGCTGCGCTGCGTCAACCTGCTGGAAACGGTCGACAGCGGCGACATCTTCTTCGAAGGCGAGAACATCACGCGCGCCCGGCGTACGGCCCATTTGCTGCGCCGGCAGATCGGCATGGTGTTCCAGAACTTCGAATTGTTCGCCCATCTGTCGGCCGTCGAGAATGTCATGCTCGCACCGGTCAAGATTCTCGGAATCAGCCGCGCCGACGCCCACGACATCGCGGCCGACCTTCTCCTCAAAGTGCAGATCCCCGAGAAGGCGGACGCCTTCCCGGACGAGCTGTCCGGCGGCCAGCAGCAGCGCGTCGCCATTGCGCGCGCGCTCGCGATGCGGCCCAAGCTGATGCTGTACGACGAGCCGACCTCCGCGCTCGATCCGGAAATGATCCGTGAGGTGATCGACGTCATGGCAACGCTCAGTGCCGAAGGCATGACCAGCATCGTGGTCACCCATGAGATGGGATTCGCCCGGCGAGCGGCCGACAGGATCGTGTTCATGGAGCATGGAGAGATCATCGAGAGCGCGCCGAGCGACCGGTTCTTCGGCGGCACGGTCAACGACCGGACGCAGCGCTTTCTCGACCAGATCCTCCACTAA
- a CDS encoding M20 family metallopeptidase produces the protein MFSSPDVPRMKHELARLVAIDTQNPPGREAPAADYLHELLASEGFDVLEQEYKPGRVNVVARLDNGAGPVFAFNTHMDVVPAGEGWSSDPFGLTEKDGRLYGRGACDCKGPLVAMLEAMRMLAGDRTAWSGTLLGVFVADEEIASEGARFYAAGHPRIDAAVIGEPTSNAVFSAHKGSLRPIVRVHGVSAHSGTPHLGENAIYRAGELLGLIAEHHDKVVRHRNHPLVGAASLTVTRINGGHADNVLPGACDLLLDRRMVPGEDEDAVKREIGELLVVARARFGLRAEIVDYKATTGGATETAPDSAIVHASLAASGAHGVARPGPFGFQGACDLVHFTGAGAQGTVIGPGDLAVAHKPDEFVPVDEFITASLIYRDVAKAMLRN, from the coding sequence ATGTTCAGTTCTCCCGACGTGCCACGCATGAAGCACGAGCTCGCAAGGCTCGTTGCGATCGACACGCAGAACCCGCCAGGTCGCGAGGCGCCGGCCGCGGATTATCTGCATGAGCTGCTCGCGTCCGAAGGCTTCGACGTGCTGGAGCAGGAGTACAAGCCGGGACGCGTCAATGTCGTCGCTCGGCTCGATAACGGCGCCGGACCGGTTTTCGCCTTCAACACTCATATGGATGTGGTGCCTGCCGGCGAAGGCTGGTCCTCCGATCCGTTTGGCTTGACCGAGAAGGACGGACGGCTCTACGGCCGCGGCGCCTGCGACTGCAAAGGGCCGTTGGTGGCAATGCTGGAGGCCATGCGCATGCTGGCCGGCGATCGCACGGCATGGTCGGGCACGCTGCTTGGCGTGTTCGTCGCGGATGAGGAGATCGCCAGCGAGGGCGCCAGGTTCTACGCCGCGGGGCATCCCAGGATCGACGCGGCCGTGATCGGCGAGCCGACATCGAATGCGGTCTTCTCGGCGCACAAGGGCAGCCTGCGGCCGATCGTGCGGGTGCACGGCGTGTCGGCGCATTCCGGAACGCCGCACCTCGGCGAGAACGCGATCTACCGCGCCGGCGAACTGCTCGGGCTCATTGCCGAGCATCACGACAAGGTGGTCCGTCACCGCAACCATCCGCTGGTCGGGGCGGCCAGCCTCACGGTCACCAGGATCAATGGCGGCCACGCCGACAATGTGCTGCCCGGCGCCTGCGATCTGCTGCTCGATCGCCGGATGGTGCCGGGCGAAGATGAGGATGCGGTCAAGCGCGAGATCGGAGAGCTCCTCGTGGTCGCGCGCGCGCGTTTTGGCCTGCGCGCCGAGATCGTCGACTACAAGGCGACGACGGGCGGGGCGACGGAGACGGCGCCGGACAGTGCGATCGTGCACGCGAGCCTTGCGGCGAGCGGGGCTCATGGTGTGGCCAGGCCGGGTCCATTCGGCTTCCAGGGCGCCTGCGATCTCGTGCATTTCACTGGTGCCGGTGCGCAGGGGACCGTGATCGGCCCCGGCGATCTCGCCGTCGCCCACAAGCCCGACGAGTTCGTGCCCGTCGATGAATTCATCACCGCCAGCCTGATCTATCGCGACGTGGCGAAAGCCATGCTGCGCAACTAG
- a CDS encoding mandelate racemase/muconate lactonizing enzyme family protein, producing the protein MRVSLHLADLHYGGGLVLHTASSGSIASLKEVYLRLDDGETAGIGEVRANIAYLNGYDESTVVQSVIAAIRDVDWRRDPLDLIAMMTLWETPYIAPVRTLIDCALHDLVARRERKTVAAWLGATAQDVICKTNQTLFWSSYEDFLAQAQAYVDRGYTDLKVRIAVGDFAEDLRRVAALRKRFGGRVKIAADANGRWSLDEALAKLDALAVYDLVYVEQPVPAGDWVAVDELARRSPIAVMLDESIASASDVARICAYEGRVFAHLKLVKLGGIAPTVAAARKLSQAGVPFMIGQMNEGAAATAAALHVACATMPAFAELYGADGLIDDPASGISYTAGAVQAERAPGLGVEFDAATTKLIGDYRYD; encoded by the coding sequence TTGCGCGTTTCACTGCACTTGGCCGATCTGCACTATGGCGGCGGGCTCGTCCTGCACACCGCCTCGTCGGGCAGCATTGCCTCCCTGAAGGAAGTTTACCTGCGGCTCGATGACGGCGAGACGGCCGGAATCGGCGAGGTCAGGGCCAACATCGCCTATCTCAACGGCTATGACGAGAGCACCGTGGTGCAGTCCGTCATCGCCGCAATTCGCGACGTCGACTGGCGCCGCGATCCGCTCGACCTGATCGCGATGATGACGCTCTGGGAGACACCGTACATCGCGCCAGTCCGTACGCTGATTGATTGCGCGTTGCACGATCTCGTCGCGCGCCGGGAGCGCAAGACCGTTGCCGCCTGGCTCGGCGCCACCGCGCAGGATGTGATCTGCAAGACCAACCAGACCCTGTTCTGGTCCTCGTACGAAGACTTCCTCGCCCAGGCGCAGGCCTATGTCGATCGCGGCTACACGGATCTCAAGGTGCGCATCGCCGTCGGAGATTTTGCCGAGGATCTGCGCCGCGTCGCCGCATTGCGGAAGCGTTTCGGCGGGCGAGTGAAGATCGCAGCCGATGCGAACGGACGCTGGAGCCTCGACGAGGCGCTGGCAAAGCTCGACGCGCTCGCTGTGTACGATCTCGTCTATGTCGAGCAGCCGGTGCCGGCCGGCGATTGGGTTGCCGTCGATGAGCTCGCGCGGAGAAGCCCGATTGCGGTGATGCTCGACGAGAGCATCGCCAGCGCGAGCGATGTCGCACGGATATGTGCCTATGAGGGGCGGGTGTTTGCGCATCTCAAGCTGGTGAAGCTCGGCGGCATTGCGCCGACGGTCGCGGCCGCACGGAAGCTGTCTCAGGCCGGCGTGCCCTTCATGATCGGCCAGATGAACGAAGGAGCCGCGGCCACCGCGGCGGCACTGCACGTCGCCTGCGCGACCATGCCTGCATTCGCCGAACTCTACGGGGCCGACGGACTCATCGATGATCCGGCCTCGGGCATCTCCTACACCGCCGGGGCAGTCCAAGCGGAACGCGCCCCTGGCCTTGGCGTCGAGTTCGACGCCGCCACCACCAAGCTTATCGGAGACTACAGATATGACTAG
- a CDS encoding M24 family metallopeptidase — protein MTSASVQQGSESAFPKHEYDGRVARARALLAKAGIDVMVVTGPENIFYLTGQQTPGYYTFQALVLPVDGEPAFVVRQLEYFNFIANTFIANAQVYQDGDQPVNFLVNVIKDRGWASQRIAIDKRGWFLPVATYEALQDKLGTVHDGAGIIEQLRIVKSAAELEKITTAASYVEAGMRAGLAAVKSGASENDLVSAMVGTSIAAGSEYVGMEPLVSVGRRSGVPHGTWRRGRIGADDPAFLEMAASHDRYHAALMRSAWIGAMPQRAIDMEKTCQEGLSAALEAIKPGAPCEAPHLACQRIIDRAGYTENFKKRVGYSIGIAFAPDWGEGGVLSLYTGVTTELRPGMTFHLPVAMRDFGQFTVGVSETVIVTETGCRPLSAIARSILRVAG, from the coding sequence ATGACTAGCGCCAGCGTGCAGCAGGGCTCTGAATCGGCATTTCCGAAGCATGAGTATGATGGACGGGTCGCGCGTGCGCGCGCGCTGCTCGCCAAGGCCGGCATCGACGTCATGGTCGTCACTGGTCCCGAGAACATCTTCTACCTCACCGGACAGCAGACGCCGGGTTACTACACCTTCCAGGCGCTGGTCCTGCCGGTCGACGGCGAGCCGGCCTTCGTCGTCCGGCAGCTCGAATATTTCAACTTCATCGCAAACACCTTCATTGCCAATGCGCAGGTCTACCAGGACGGCGACCAGCCGGTGAATTTCCTGGTGAACGTCATCAAGGATCGCGGCTGGGCGTCGCAGCGCATCGCGATCGACAAGCGCGGCTGGTTCTTACCGGTCGCAACTTACGAAGCGCTCCAGGACAAGCTTGGGACGGTCCACGACGGGGCAGGGATCATCGAGCAACTCCGCATCGTCAAGTCGGCGGCCGAGCTGGAGAAAATCACCACGGCCGCGTCCTATGTTGAGGCCGGCATGCGCGCAGGCCTTGCGGCGGTGAAGTCTGGTGCGAGCGAAAACGATCTCGTCTCCGCCATGGTGGGAACGTCGATCGCCGCGGGCTCCGAATATGTCGGCATGGAGCCGCTGGTCTCCGTCGGCCGCCGTAGCGGCGTGCCGCACGGCACCTGGCGGCGCGGGCGAATCGGAGCCGACGATCCCGCGTTCCTGGAGATGGCCGCGAGCCACGATCGCTACCACGCCGCGCTGATGCGCAGCGCCTGGATTGGCGCCATGCCGCAGCGCGCGATCGACATGGAGAAGACCTGTCAGGAGGGGCTTTCCGCGGCGCTCGAAGCGATCAAGCCGGGTGCGCCCTGCGAGGCGCCGCACCTGGCCTGTCAGCGGATCATCGATCGCGCCGGCTATACCGAGAACTTCAAGAAGCGCGTCGGCTACAGCATCGGTATCGCCTTCGCGCCCGATTGGGGCGAGGGCGGCGTGCTCAGCCTGTACACGGGCGTGACCACCGAATTGCGCCCGGGCATGACGTTCCATCTCCCGGTCGCAATGCGGGATTTCGGCCAGTTCACCGTCGGCGTCAGCGAGACGGTCATCGTCACCGAAACAGGTTGCCGGCCACTCAGCGCCATTGCCCGCTCCATCCTGCGGGTGGCCGGCTGA
- a CDS encoding UbiH/UbiF family hydroxylase: protein MTDASTLFDAAIIGGGPAGLAAAIALAQAGARTALVARRLPYADNRTTALLGASVELLESLDVWPRCKDKAAALEVMRLVDDTGRLFRAPEVRFACHEIGLEAFGYNIDNRSLMLALEARAADFANLVRFDDEAENVVVEADDVAIRTASGQFLTARLVVGADGRHSLCREAAGIAVTRRELTQTALTFNVSHARPHRNVSTEFHTPHGPCVFVPLPGNRSSVVWVSAPAEAERLRGSSDEELSAAIEKQSHSILGRMTVEPGRNLFPLAIERPASFARDRIALVGEAAHVVPPIGAQGLNLGLRDAADIARLAGEAIASGEDPGASEVLNRYDRARRPDILSRTFVIDIANRSLLNDFLPLQPVRAVGMHLLGAIGPLRRLAMREGLTPTWRR from the coding sequence ATGACAGACGCATCGACACTCTTTGACGCAGCCATCATTGGTGGCGGACCGGCAGGCCTTGCGGCGGCCATTGCGCTTGCCCAGGCCGGCGCACGAACCGCGCTGGTGGCGCGACGCCTGCCCTATGCCGACAATCGGACCACCGCGCTGCTCGGGGCCTCCGTCGAGCTCCTGGAAAGCCTCGACGTCTGGCCGCGCTGCAAGGACAAGGCGGCCGCGCTCGAGGTGATGCGCCTCGTCGACGACACCGGCCGGCTGTTCCGCGCGCCGGAGGTCCGCTTCGCCTGCCACGAGATCGGCCTCGAAGCCTTCGGCTACAACATCGACAACCGCTCGCTGATGCTGGCGCTGGAGGCGCGCGCGGCCGACTTCGCCAATCTCGTCCGGTTCGACGACGAGGCCGAGAACGTCGTCGTCGAGGCCGACGATGTCGCGATCCGCACGGCGTCGGGACAGTTTCTGACGGCCCGGCTCGTGGTCGGGGCCGACGGCCGGCATTCGCTGTGCCGGGAGGCCGCCGGCATTGCGGTGACGCGGCGCGAGCTGACGCAGACGGCGCTGACCTTCAATGTCAGCCACGCGCGGCCGCATCGCAACGTCTCGACCGAGTTCCACACGCCACATGGCCCCTGCGTGTTCGTGCCCCTGCCCGGCAATCGCTCCAGCGTCGTCTGGGTTTCGGCGCCCGCGGAGGCCGAGCGGCTCCGCGGCTCGAGCGACGAGGAACTGTCTGCCGCGATCGAGAAACAGTCGCATTCCATTCTTGGACGGATGACGGTCGAGCCCGGCCGCAACCTGTTTCCGCTGGCGATCGAGCGGCCGGCGTCCTTTGCCCGCGACCGCATCGCGCTGGTTGGCGAAGCCGCCCATGTGGTTCCCCCGATTGGCGCCCAGGGCCTCAATCTCGGCCTGCGGGATGCCGCCGATATCGCGAGGCTTGCGGGCGAGGCCATCGCGTCGGGCGAGGATCCCGGCGCGAGCGAGGTGCTGAACCGCTACGACCGGGCGCGGCGTCCGGACATTTTGAGCCGGACCTTTGTGATCGACATCGCCAACCGTTCCCTGCTCAACGATTTCCTGCCGCTCCAGCCGGTCCGCGCCGTCGGCATGCATCTGCTCGGCGCAATCGGCCCGCTCAGGCGTTTGGCGATGCGCGAGGGGCTGACGCCGACCTGGCGGCGCTAG
- the pcsA gene encoding phosphatidylcholine synthase, with protein MDSQGDSLKPTPAIRAAAFSVHIFTAFGAALALLAMLEAVREHWAAMFQWLGVALIIDAIDGPIARRLDVKNVQPNWSGDVLDLVVDFVTYVFVPAYAIVASGLLLPVAAPLLGIAIIVTSALYFADLRMKADDNHFRGFPALWNAAAFYLFLLHWPPLSSTLLVAALVVLTFVPFHVLHPVRVVRLRWLTMSLIVIGAVLALYALEMDFRVGTGVTVALCAIALWIAFSDALIRFARSFA; from the coding sequence ATGGACAGCCAAGGGGATTCCCTCAAGCCGACGCCCGCGATCCGCGCCGCGGCCTTCTCGGTGCACATCTTCACCGCGTTCGGTGCCGCGCTCGCACTGCTCGCGATGCTGGAGGCCGTGCGCGAGCACTGGGCGGCGATGTTTCAATGGCTGGGCGTCGCCCTGATCATCGATGCGATCGACGGTCCGATCGCGCGCCGGCTCGACGTCAAGAACGTGCAGCCGAACTGGTCGGGCGACGTGCTCGATCTCGTGGTCGATTTCGTCACCTATGTGTTCGTGCCGGCCTATGCGATCGTGGCGAGCGGCCTGCTGCTGCCGGTGGCGGCGCCCCTGCTCGGCATCGCCATCATCGTCACCAGCGCATTATATTTCGCCGATCTGCGCATGAAGGCCGACGACAATCATTTTCGCGGTTTTCCAGCGCTGTGGAATGCAGCGGCGTTCTATTTGTTCCTGCTGCACTGGCCGCCGCTGTCGTCGACGCTGCTGGTCGCGGCCCTGGTCGTGCTGACCTTCGTGCCGTTCCATGTGCTGCATCCGGTCCGCGTCGTGCGGCTGCGCTGGCTCACGATGTCGCTGATCGTAATCGGGGCGGTGCTCGCACTCTACGCGCTGGAGATGGATTTTCGCGTCGGCACCGGCGTGACGGTTGCGCTCTGCGCGATCGCGCTGTGGATCGCCTTCAGCGACGCATTGATCCGCTTTGCCAGATCCTTCGCATGA
- a CDS encoding TerC family protein, translating to MMHLVTSPEAWAALLTLTSLEIVLGIDNVIFLSVIVSRIPEKQAHRARQIGLALALVFRIVLLSLLVWLIGLTAPVFSFKSYDFSWRDLILIGGGLFLIAKATHEIHAEVDADDDAGDGKSARGAFFWVIAQIVVIDIVFSLDSIITAIGMAQDIEIMIAAVVIACLIMYISSGPVARFVAEHLTTKMLALAFLVLIGVALVADGFKFHIPRGYIYFAIAFSAAVEFFNVLAKRNRRKAAKPSV from the coding sequence ATGATGCATTTGGTGACCAGCCCCGAGGCCTGGGCCGCGCTTCTCACCCTGACCTCGCTCGAGATCGTGCTCGGCATCGACAACGTCATCTTCCTGTCGGTGATCGTCTCGCGCATCCCCGAGAAGCAGGCGCATCGGGCTCGCCAGATCGGGTTGGCGCTGGCGCTGGTCTTCCGCATCGTCCTGCTCAGCCTTCTGGTCTGGCTGATCGGCCTGACCGCGCCGGTGTTTTCGTTCAAGAGCTACGACTTCTCCTGGCGCGACCTGATCCTGATCGGCGGCGGCCTGTTCCTGATCGCGAAGGCGACGCACGAGATCCATGCCGAGGTCGACGCCGACGATGACGCGGGCGATGGCAAGTCGGCGCGCGGCGCCTTCTTCTGGGTGATCGCCCAGATCGTGGTCATCGACATCGTGTTCTCGCTGGACTCGATCATCACCGCGATCGGCATGGCGCAGGACATCGAGATCATGATCGCGGCCGTCGTGATCGCCTGCCTGATCATGTACATTTCGTCCGGACCGGTGGCGCGATTCGTCGCCGAGCATCTGACCACCAAAATGCTGGCGCTGGCGTTCCTGGTGCTGATCGGCGTCGCGCTGGTTGCGGATGGATTCAAATTCCACATTCCGCGCGGCTATATCTATTTCGCAATTGCGTTCTCAGCGGCGGTGGAATTCTTCAACGTGCTGGCCAAGCGCAACCGCAGGAAAGCCGCCAAGCCGTCAGTTTAG
- a CDS encoding quinone oxidoreductase family protein, giving the protein MTKAVRVHKVGGPEALVYESVEVPAPGPGEVRIRQHAVGLNFIDVYYRTGLYKAPGLPFIAGNEASGEVVAVGPGVTNFHPGDRVAYYHNLGAYTSERNIPWEKLVKLPDHITHEQGAVLMLKGLTVWYLLHKTFKVEPHHRVLIHAAAGGIGLLACQWARALGAHVIGTVGSRAKAELAEANGCDHVVLYNEEDFVARVKQISRNEGCDVVYDGVGKATFPGSLSCLKPRGMFVSFGNASGPVPPFSIAELNNHGSLFATRPKLNDYIGTRAELLEGADTLFAAVINGKLHVPINHAYALKDAAKAHIDLESRNTTGASILKP; this is encoded by the coding sequence ATGACCAAAGCCGTCCGTGTGCACAAGGTCGGAGGCCCCGAGGCGCTGGTCTATGAGAGCGTCGAGGTGCCGGCACCTGGCCCCGGCGAGGTGCGCATCCGCCAGCATGCGGTCGGGCTCAACTTCATCGACGTGTATTACCGCACCGGCCTCTACAAGGCGCCGGGGCTGCCCTTCATCGCCGGCAACGAGGCCTCGGGCGAGGTCGTGGCGGTCGGGCCGGGCGTGACGAATTTCCATCCCGGCGACCGCGTCGCCTATTACCACAATCTCGGCGCGTACACGAGCGAGCGCAACATCCCCTGGGAGAAGCTGGTCAAGCTGCCCGACCACATCACCCACGAGCAGGGCGCCGTGCTGATGCTCAAGGGCCTGACCGTCTGGTACCTCCTGCACAAGACCTTCAAGGTCGAGCCGCATCATCGGGTGCTGATCCACGCCGCCGCCGGCGGCATCGGCCTGCTCGCCTGCCAATGGGCGCGGGCGCTCGGGGCCCATGTCATCGGCACGGTCGGCTCGCGCGCCAAGGCCGAGCTTGCGGAAGCGAACGGTTGCGATCACGTCGTCCTGTACAATGAGGAAGACTTCGTCGCGCGCGTCAAGCAGATCAGCCGCAACGAGGGCTGCGACGTCGTCTATGACGGCGTCGGCAAGGCGACCTTCCCGGGCTCGCTATCCTGCCTGAAGCCGCGCGGCATGTTCGTCTCCTTCGGCAACGCCTCGGGTCCCGTGCCGCCGTTCTCGATCGCCGAGCTCAACAATCATGGCTCGCTGTTTGCGACGCGGCCGAAACTGAACGACTATATCGGCACGCGCGCGGAGCTGCTGGAAGGCGCCGATACGCTGTTCGCCGCCGTCATCAACGGCAAGCTGCACGTGCCGATCAACCACGCCTACGCGCTGAAGGACGCCGCGAAGGCGCATATCGATCTGGAGAGCCGGAATACGACGGGGGCGTCGATCTTGAAGCCGTAG
- a CDS encoding acetylornithine transaminase: MTDATHPYDALMDITARPRAVFVRGAGSYLWDDRRKRYLDFVQGWAVNCLGHSPPAIADALSAQAKRLLTPSPAFYNEPSLKLAQSLVENSAFDQVFFANSGAEANEGAIKLARKYGSLNKGGAFEIITFEGGFHGRTLATMSASGKKAFEPLFEPKVAGFKKAKLNDIVSVETLINDNTVAVMLEPIQGESGVWPATDQFLKELRALTQAHGLLLMFDEIQTGMGRTGKLFHHEHAGIAPDIMTLGKGIGGGVPLAALLATERASCFEHGDQGGTFNGNPIMCAAGLAVLEEVGKPDFLKAVAETGLLLESALQKISARHGLGGVRGRGLLLALDLRLPIAPGIVAQAFEAGVLLNAPQLDTLRFMPALNVTKGEIAEMIDCLDGILTKAGAARRVA; this comes from the coding sequence ATGACCGACGCCACCCATCCGTATGACGCGCTGATGGACATCACCGCACGGCCCAGGGCCGTGTTCGTCCGCGGCGCCGGCTCCTATCTCTGGGACGACAGGCGCAAGCGCTATCTCGATTTCGTGCAGGGCTGGGCCGTCAACTGCCTCGGCCACTCGCCGCCTGCGATCGCCGACGCGTTGTCGGCGCAGGCCAAGCGGCTGCTGACGCCGAGCCCGGCCTTCTACAACGAGCCGAGCCTGAAGCTGGCGCAGTCGCTTGTCGAGAACAGTGCGTTCGACCAGGTGTTCTTTGCCAATTCCGGCGCGGAGGCCAATGAGGGCGCGATCAAGCTCGCGCGCAAATATGGCAGCCTCAACAAGGGCGGCGCGTTCGAGATCATCACGTTCGAGGGCGGCTTCCACGGCCGGACGCTCGCGACCATGTCGGCCTCGGGCAAGAAGGCGTTCGAGCCACTGTTCGAGCCGAAGGTCGCGGGCTTCAAGAAGGCGAAGCTCAACGACATCGTCTCGGTCGAGACGCTGATCAATGACAACACCGTCGCAGTGATGCTCGAGCCGATCCAGGGCGAGTCCGGCGTGTGGCCGGCGACCGATCAGTTCCTGAAGGAGCTGCGCGCGCTGACCCAGGCGCATGGCCTGCTGCTCATGTTCGACGAGATCCAGACCGGCATGGGCCGGACCGGAAAGCTCTTCCACCACGAGCACGCTGGCATCGCGCCGGATATCATGACGCTCGGCAAGGGCATCGGCGGCGGCGTGCCGCTCGCGGCCCTGCTTGCGACCGAACGCGCCTCCTGTTTCGAGCACGGCGACCAGGGCGGCACGTTCAACGGCAACCCGATCATGTGCGCGGCCGGGCTTGCGGTGCTTGAGGAGGTCGGCAAGCCCGACTTCCTGAAGGCGGTCGCCGAGACGGGCCTCCTGCTCGAAAGCGCGCTGCAGAAGATCTCCGCAAGGCATGGCCTCGGCGGCGTGCGCGGCCGCGGCCTGCTGCTGGCGCTCGATCTCAGACTGCCGATCGCGCCCGGCATCGTCGCGCAGGCGTTCGAGGCCGGCGTGCTCTTGAACGCACCGCAACTCGACACGCTGCGCTTCATGCCGGCGCTGAATGTGACGAAGGGAGAGATCGCCGAGATGATCGATTGTCTCGACGGGATCTTGACCAAGGCCGGCGCGGCACGGCGAGTGGCGTGA